The Mastomys coucha isolate ucsf_1 unplaced genomic scaffold, UCSF_Mcou_1 pScaffold14, whole genome shotgun sequence genome window below encodes:
- the Tcea1 gene encoding transcription elongation factor A protein 1 isoform X1 — protein sequence MEDEVVRIAKKMDKMVQKKNAAGALDLLKELKNIPMTLELLQSTRIGMSVNAIRKQSTDEEVTSLAKSLIKSWKKLLDGPSTDKDPEEKKKEPAISSQNSPEAREESSSSSNVSSRKDETNTRDTYVSSFPRAPSTSDSVRLKCREMLAAALRTGDDYVAIGADEEELGSQIEEAIYQEIRNTDMKYKNRVRSRISNLKDAKNPNLRKNVLCGNIPPDLFARMTAEEMASDELKEMRKNLTKEAIREHQMAKTGGTQTDLFTCGKCKKKNCTYTQVQTRSADEPMTTFVVCNECGNRWKFC from the exons GCTGGCGCATTGGATTTGCTGAAAGAACTTAAGAATATTCCCATGACCCTGGAATTGCTACAG TCCACAAGAATTGGAATGTCTGTCAATGCTATTCGCAAGCAGAGTACAGATGAAGAAGTCACATCTCTAGCCAAATCTCTCATCAAATCCTGGAAAAAATTATTAG ATGGACCATCAACTGATAAAgatcctgaagaaaagaaaaaagaacctgCAATTTCATCACAGAATAGCCctgaagcaagagaagaaag TAGTTCCAGCAGCAATGTAAGCAGCAGAAAGGATGAGACAAACACTCGAGATACTTATGTTTCATCTTTTCCTCGGGCACCAAGCACTTCTGATTCTGTGCGATTAAAGTGTAGGGAGATGCTTGCCGCAGCTCTCCGGACAGGAG ATGATTATGTTGCTATTGGAGCTGATGAAGAAGAACTGGGATCTCAGATTGAGGAAG CTATATATCAAGAAATAAGGAATACAGACATGAAATACAAAAACAGAGTACGAAGTAGGATATCAAATCTTAAAGATGCAAAGAATCCAAATTTAAGGAAAAATGTGCTGTGTGGGAATATTCCTCCTGACCTGTTTGCTAGAATGACAGCAGAG GAGATGGCTAGTGATGAGctcaaagaaatgagaaaaaaccTGACCAAAGAAGCCATCAGGGAGCATCAGATGGCCAAGACTGGTGGGACCCAGACTGACTTGTTCACTTGTGGCAAATGTAAAAAGAAGAATTGCACTTATACACAG GTGCAAACTCGTAGTGCTGATGAACCAATGACAACATTTGTTGTATGTAATGAATGTGGAAATCGGTGGAAG TTCTGTTGA
- the Tcea1 gene encoding transcription elongation factor A protein 1 isoform X2: MEDEVVRIAKKMDKMVQKKNAAGALDLLKELKNIPMTLELLQSTRIGMSVNAIRKQSTDEEVTSLAKSLIKSWKKLLDGPSTDKDPEEKKKEPAISSQNSPEAREESSSSNVSSRKDETNTRDTYVSSFPRAPSTSDSVRLKCREMLAAALRTGDDYVAIGADEEELGSQIEEAIYQEIRNTDMKYKNRVRSRISNLKDAKNPNLRKNVLCGNIPPDLFARMTAEEMASDELKEMRKNLTKEAIREHQMAKTGGTQTDLFTCGKCKKKNCTYTQVQTRSADEPMTTFVVCNECGNRWKFC; this comes from the exons GCTGGCGCATTGGATTTGCTGAAAGAACTTAAGAATATTCCCATGACCCTGGAATTGCTACAG TCCACAAGAATTGGAATGTCTGTCAATGCTATTCGCAAGCAGAGTACAGATGAAGAAGTCACATCTCTAGCCAAATCTCTCATCAAATCCTGGAAAAAATTATTAG ATGGACCATCAACTGATAAAgatcctgaagaaaagaaaaaagaacctgCAATTTCATCACAGAATAGCCctgaagcaagagaagaaag TTCCAGCAGCAATGTAAGCAGCAGAAAGGATGAGACAAACACTCGAGATACTTATGTTTCATCTTTTCCTCGGGCACCAAGCACTTCTGATTCTGTGCGATTAAAGTGTAGGGAGATGCTTGCCGCAGCTCTCCGGACAGGAG ATGATTATGTTGCTATTGGAGCTGATGAAGAAGAACTGGGATCTCAGATTGAGGAAG CTATATATCAAGAAATAAGGAATACAGACATGAAATACAAAAACAGAGTACGAAGTAGGATATCAAATCTTAAAGATGCAAAGAATCCAAATTTAAGGAAAAATGTGCTGTGTGGGAATATTCCTCCTGACCTGTTTGCTAGAATGACAGCAGAG GAGATGGCTAGTGATGAGctcaaagaaatgagaaaaaaccTGACCAAAGAAGCCATCAGGGAGCATCAGATGGCCAAGACTGGTGGGACCCAGACTGACTTGTTCACTTGTGGCAAATGTAAAAAGAAGAATTGCACTTATACACAG GTGCAAACTCGTAGTGCTGATGAACCAATGACAACATTTGTTGTATGTAATGAATGTGGAAATCGGTGGAAG TTCTGTTGA